The following coding sequences lie in one Azospirillum humicireducens genomic window:
- a CDS encoding multicopper oxidase family protein has translation MKNTYLWGLLLPLALGVAPAAMAADAPAKGGAEAAGEAFGNPPVLNNSASPRAGSLLLRQPQAAPRPHTGQVRNYDLFVTFTDGYIRNPAQGRPDPVRLRSYRGTAVDPNHPYVAPTIEATPGDTVRIKLQNQLPPDPDCNTQAHTDINTPHCFNGTNLHSHGVWVSPTGNSDNVLVSINPGVSFEYEYNIPADHPAGTFWYHPHRHGSTALQVGSGMAGALIIRGDRPPTRDANGDLDTLLKSPKGVAMTERVLLFEQIPYACTKDGKLKYIDPVKKTIDWSCAPGEVGEIVSYDQFGPNSWEQSGRFTTVNGRVRPIFANAKVGETERWRLIHGGVRSPITVEFRKLDATDFFQREKTLSAADQDRFAKERCTGQPVPYILAAADGLTLNEGQVRTSVPMQPGYRDDLLVNFPEPGIYCVVNKPSAANASPDQTATSTGVLGFVRVRGDRVVKDPVKEIIRQLSANATKYAPAVAKEVIGDLNARCFGKTMVDTPYCPRFTRFTAHPPITEHEVVHQPKQELVFYINIPPNGATRTNPLFQVSNSFEVVQNPDGTYGPKGASAYQPGVVDRPLVLGTAQQWELQSYFVSHPFHIHVNPFQVVSIIGPDGRDVSEAGSGDPDYAGMKGVWKDTIWVKSDITQPLTSTEPPKGTYKVTVRTRYERFIGEYVLHCHILDHEDQGMMQNVSIGVPDGRGGLAGAHH, from the coding sequence ATGAAGAATACATATTTATGGGGCCTGCTGCTGCCCCTCGCGCTGGGCGTCGCGCCGGCCGCCATGGCGGCGGATGCCCCCGCGAAGGGCGGCGCCGAAGCGGCGGGAGAGGCGTTCGGCAACCCGCCGGTCCTGAACAATTCGGCCTCGCCGCGCGCCGGCTCGCTCCTGCTGCGCCAGCCGCAGGCGGCTCCCCGGCCGCACACCGGGCAGGTGCGCAATTACGACCTGTTCGTGACCTTCACCGACGGCTACATCCGCAACCCGGCGCAGGGGCGGCCCGACCCGGTGCGGCTGCGCAGCTACCGCGGCACCGCCGTCGATCCCAACCACCCCTATGTCGCCCCGACCATCGAAGCGACGCCGGGCGACACGGTGCGCATCAAGCTGCAGAATCAGCTGCCGCCCGACCCGGACTGCAACACTCAGGCGCATACGGACATCAACACCCCGCACTGCTTCAACGGCACCAACCTGCACAGCCACGGCGTCTGGGTCAGCCCGACCGGCAACAGCGACAATGTGCTGGTGTCGATCAATCCCGGCGTCAGCTTCGAATATGAATACAACATCCCGGCCGACCATCCGGCCGGCACCTTCTGGTATCACCCGCACCGCCACGGCTCCACCGCGCTGCAGGTGGGCAGCGGCATGGCCGGCGCGCTCATCATCCGCGGCGACCGCCCGCCGACGCGCGATGCCAACGGCGACCTCGACACCCTGCTGAAGAGCCCCAAGGGCGTGGCGATGACCGAGCGGGTCCTGCTGTTCGAGCAGATCCCCTACGCCTGCACCAAGGACGGCAAGCTGAAATACATCGACCCGGTGAAGAAGACCATCGACTGGAGCTGTGCGCCGGGCGAGGTGGGCGAGATCGTGTCCTACGACCAGTTCGGGCCGAACAGCTGGGAACAGTCGGGGCGCTTCACCACCGTCAACGGCCGCGTGCGCCCGATCTTCGCCAATGCCAAGGTCGGCGAGACCGAGCGCTGGCGCCTGATCCATGGCGGCGTGCGCTCCCCCATCACGGTGGAGTTCCGCAAGCTCGACGCCACCGATTTCTTCCAGCGCGAAAAGACCCTCTCGGCCGCCGACCAGGACCGTTTCGCCAAGGAACGCTGCACCGGACAGCCGGTGCCCTACATCCTGGCTGCCGCGGACGGCCTGACCCTGAACGAAGGGCAGGTGCGCACCAGCGTGCCGATGCAGCCCGGCTATCGCGACGACCTGCTGGTCAATTTCCCCGAGCCCGGCATCTACTGCGTGGTCAACAAGCCGTCGGCGGCCAACGCCAGCCCGGACCAGACCGCGACCTCCACCGGCGTGCTCGGCTTCGTCCGCGTGCGGGGCGACCGGGTGGTCAAGGATCCGGTGAAGGAGATCATCCGCCAGTTGTCGGCCAACGCGACCAAATATGCTCCGGCCGTCGCCAAGGAGGTGATCGGCGACCTGAACGCGCGCTGCTTCGGCAAGACGATGGTCGACACCCCCTATTGCCCGCGCTTCACCCGTTTCACCGCCCACCCGCCGATCACCGAGCATGAGGTGGTGCACCAGCCCAAGCAGGAACTGGTCTTCTACATCAACATCCCGCCCAACGGGGCGACGCGGACCAACCCGCTGTTCCAGGTCTCCAACAGCTTCGAGGTGGTGCAGAACCCCGACGGCACCTATGGCCCCAAGGGGGCGTCCGCCTACCAGCCGGGCGTGGTCGACCGGCCGCTGGTGCTGGGCACGGCCCAGCAATGGGAACTGCAGTCCTACTTCGTCAGCCATCCCTTCCACATCCACGTCAATCCGTTCCAGGTCGTGTCGATCATCGGCCCCGACGGGCGCGACGTCAGCGAGGCCGGGTCCGGCGATCCCGACTATGCCGGCATGAAGGGCGTGTGGAAGGACACCATCTGGGTGAAGAGCGACATCACCCAGCCGCTCACCTCCACCGAACCGCCGAAGGGCACCTACAAGGTGACCGTCCGCACCCGGTACGAGCGCTTCATCGGTGAGTATGTCCTGCACTGCCACATCCTCGACCATGAGGACCAGGGCATGATGCAGAATGTCAGCATCGGTGTGCCGGACGGCCGCGGCGGCCTTGCCGGGGCCCATCACTGA
- a CDS encoding SLC26A/SulP transporter family protein codes for MSDALPRNREAQNGQAGRGRRLAASAMIGLIAGIDNLGNGLAIAALLFTGPLAAGLGAGVGVVLLSAAILALLVALRSTQPNSVALVQETGVAILAATVAAMAAGLQDAPDGVRVATAFAILGGSTLLTGLLFWTVGRLRLGRLVRFFPYPVVAGFLAGSGWLLVEGALAMVSGRHGLAAGIAELASPAMAVTATAAVGLAALLVAVMRRSDSPFSMPLVLLAAALAFHAALPLLGLTAEQARGWGWLPGLAGDAGFSLPVPTEILALADWSRVAEALPAMLSVAVLGMLGLLLNVSGIELAQGELALGRDIDADAELRTTGAANLMAGALGGPSGYVGLGMTLLAGRMGATGRGAGLATAAVILGGLFVAGWLVSVTPVFLTAGLILFLGIELLMEWLIEARHRLPRTEWLIVLAVVLAIAGIGFMEGLALGLAVSLAMFVYSYSRLPVIRGRHSGTELRSRVDRSPAASLHLTGAGAAIEAMQLQGYLFFGTAEQIVAPVRRRLEQAGGPSLRFLVIDFRHIKGMDSAAAGVFRRIRNLMEAAGATLVLSALPAAVAETFRNSGLDPDRDPVLRRAPDLDHALESCEEALLAETGRDGGDAPLLRHLEGMTGPHPRLADAVAALDTLHMQPDELLIRAGEAASDIFIIGSGRVKVQITLPDGRPLRLRTMTAGAVVGEIALLLGQTRGADVVVEAPSTIHRLTAATLARLEREDPELALLLHRILATTLAQKVTLANRVIEQAAG; via the coding sequence ATGAGCGACGCCCTTCCCCGGAACAGAGAGGCGCAGAACGGACAGGCCGGACGCGGCAGAAGGCTGGCCGCTTCGGCGATGATCGGGCTGATCGCCGGCATCGACAATCTGGGCAACGGGCTGGCGATTGCCGCACTTCTGTTCACCGGCCCGCTGGCCGCAGGGCTGGGCGCCGGGGTGGGCGTGGTCCTGTTGAGCGCCGCAATCCTGGCCCTGCTGGTCGCCTTGCGCAGCACGCAGCCGAACTCCGTCGCCCTGGTGCAGGAGACGGGGGTCGCCATCCTCGCCGCCACCGTCGCGGCCATGGCGGCGGGGCTGCAGGACGCGCCGGACGGGGTGAGGGTCGCCACCGCCTTCGCCATCCTGGGCGGCAGCACGCTGCTGACCGGGCTGCTGTTCTGGACGGTGGGAAGGCTGCGGCTGGGCCGGCTGGTGCGGTTCTTTCCATATCCGGTGGTGGCCGGGTTCCTGGCCGGGTCGGGCTGGCTGCTGGTGGAGGGCGCGCTGGCGATGGTCAGCGGCCGGCACGGGCTGGCGGCCGGCATCGCGGAGTTGGCAAGCCCGGCGATGGCCGTCACCGCGACGGCGGCGGTCGGGCTGGCGGCGCTGCTGGTCGCGGTGATGCGGCGCAGCGACAGCCCCTTCTCCATGCCGCTGGTTCTGCTGGCGGCGGCGCTGGCCTTCCATGCCGCCCTGCCCCTGCTGGGGCTGACGGCGGAGCAGGCGCGCGGCTGGGGCTGGCTGCCCGGCTTGGCCGGGGACGCGGGGTTCAGCCTGCCGGTGCCGACCGAGATCCTGGCCCTGGCCGATTGGAGCCGGGTGGCGGAGGCGCTGCCGGCGATGCTGTCGGTCGCGGTGCTGGGCATGCTGGGCCTTCTGTTGAATGTCAGCGGGATCGAGCTGGCCCAGGGGGAGTTGGCGCTGGGCCGCGACATCGACGCCGATGCGGAGCTGCGGACCACCGGCGCCGCCAACCTGATGGCCGGGGCGCTGGGCGGGCCGTCCGGCTATGTCGGGCTGGGGATGACCCTGCTGGCCGGGCGGATGGGCGCCACCGGGCGGGGGGCCGGGCTGGCGACCGCGGCGGTGATCCTGGGCGGGTTGTTCGTTGCGGGGTGGCTGGTGTCGGTGACGCCGGTGTTCCTGACCGCCGGGCTGATCCTGTTCCTGGGCATCGAGCTGCTGATGGAATGGCTGATCGAGGCCCGCCACCGCCTGCCGCGGACGGAGTGGCTGATCGTGCTGGCCGTGGTGCTGGCGATTGCCGGCATCGGCTTCATGGAGGGGTTGGCGCTGGGGCTGGCGGTGTCGCTGGCGATGTTCGTCTACAGCTATTCCCGGCTGCCGGTGATCCGCGGCCGTCACAGCGGGACCGAGTTGCGCAGCCGCGTCGACCGCAGCCCGGCGGCCAGCCTGCATCTGACCGGCGCCGGTGCGGCCATCGAGGCGATGCAGCTGCAGGGATACCTGTTCTTCGGCACCGCCGAGCAGATCGTCGCCCCGGTCCGCCGCCGGCTGGAGCAGGCGGGCGGGCCGTCTCTGCGCTTCCTGGTCATCGATTTCCGCCACATCAAGGGCATGGATTCGGCGGCGGCCGGGGTGTTCAGGCGCATCCGCAACCTGATGGAGGCGGCCGGCGCCACCCTGGTGCTGAGCGCCCTGCCCGCCGCGGTGGCGGAGACCTTCCGCAACAGCGGCCTGGACCCCGACCGCGACCCGGTGCTGCGCCGCGCCCCCGACCTGGACCATGCGCTGGAATCCTGCGAGGAGGCGCTGCTGGCCGAGACCGGGCGGGATGGCGGCGACGCCCCGCTGCTGCGCCATCTGGAGGGGATGACCGGGCCGCACCCGCGGCTGGCCGACGCGGTGGCGGCGCTCGACACCCTGCATATGCAGCCGGACGAGCTGCTGATCCGCGCCGGGGAGGCGGCCAGCGACATCTTCATCATCGGCAGCGGCCGGGTGAAGGTGCAGATCACCCTGCCCGACGGCCGTCCGCTGCGCCTGCGCACCATGACCGCCGGGGCGGTGGTGGGCGAGATCGCCCTGCTGCTGGGCCAGACCCGCGGCGCCGACGTGGTGGTGGAGGCCCCCTCCACCATCCACCGCCTGACCGCCGCGACCCTGGCCCGGCTGGAGCGCGAGGATCCGGAACTGGCGCTGCTCCTGCACCGCATCCTGGCGACCACGCTGGCCCAGAAGGTGACCCTGGCGAACCGGGTGATCGAGCAGGCGGCGGGGTGA
- a CDS encoding vWA domain-containing protein — translation MFTSFFFDLRKAGVPVSLTEYLTLMEAMKQGTASFRVEDFYYLSRACLVKDERNLDRFDRVFGATFKGLADDIPAAGEVPVADLPEEWLRKLAERFLTDEEKAQVQALGGWDTLMETLAQRLAEQKGRHQGGSKWIGTAGTSPFGAYGYNPEGVRIGQQESRHRRAVKVWDRREFRNLDDRVEIGTRNIKVALRRLRKFARSGAASELDLPGTIRATANNAGWLDLKMVPERHNTIKVLLFLDIGGSMDDHIRLVEELFSAARSEFKHLEHFYFHNCVYEGVWRDNARRHTERMSTWDVLHTYPADYKLVFVGDAAMSPYEIVYPGGSVEHWNEEAGQVWMQRLLSVYAKAVWLNPTPPQYWDYTESTRLLQRLMGGRMFPLTLEGLDGAMRELGR, via the coding sequence ATGTTCACGAGTTTCTTCTTCGATCTGCGCAAGGCCGGCGTCCCCGTCTCGCTGACGGAGTACCTGACGCTCATGGAGGCCATGAAGCAGGGCACCGCGTCCTTCCGCGTCGAGGATTTCTATTATCTCAGTCGTGCATGCTTGGTTAAGGACGAGCGCAATCTCGACCGCTTCGACCGCGTCTTCGGCGCCACCTTCAAGGGCCTGGCCGACGACATACCCGCCGCCGGGGAGGTCCCCGTCGCCGACCTGCCGGAGGAGTGGCTGCGCAAGCTGGCCGAACGCTTCCTGACCGACGAGGAGAAGGCGCAGGTCCAGGCGCTCGGCGGCTGGGACACGCTGATGGAGACGCTGGCCCAGCGTCTGGCCGAGCAGAAGGGCCGGCACCAGGGCGGCTCGAAATGGATCGGCACCGCCGGCACCTCGCCCTTCGGCGCCTACGGCTACAATCCGGAGGGCGTGCGCATCGGCCAGCAGGAGAGCCGCCACCGCCGTGCCGTGAAGGTGTGGGACCGCCGCGAGTTCCGCAATCTCGACGACCGGGTGGAGATCGGCACCCGCAACATCAAGGTGGCGCTGCGCCGCCTGCGCAAATTCGCCCGCAGCGGCGCGGCCAGCGAGCTGGACCTGCCCGGCACCATCCGCGCCACCGCCAACAACGCCGGCTGGCTCGACCTGAAGATGGTGCCGGAGCGGCACAACACGATCAAGGTGCTGCTGTTCCTCGACATCGGCGGTTCGATGGACGACCACATCCGTCTGGTGGAGGAGCTGTTTTCCGCCGCGCGCAGCGAATTCAAGCACCTGGAGCACTTCTATTTCCACAACTGCGTCTATGAGGGCGTCTGGCGCGACAACGCGCGGCGCCATACGGAGCGCATGTCCACCTGGGACGTGCTGCACACCTATCCCGCCGACTACAAGCTGGTCTTCGTCGGCGACGCCGCCATGAGCCCCTACGAGATCGTCTACCCCGGCGGCAGCGTCGAGCACTGGAACGAGGAAGCCGGTCAGGTGTGGATGCAGCGCCTGCTGTCGGTCTACGCCAAGGCGGTCTGGCTGAACCCGACCCCGCCGCAATACTGGGACTACACCGAAAGCACCCGCCTGCTCCAGCGCCTGATGGGAGGCCGTATGTTCCCACTGACGCTGGAGGGGCTGGACGGAGCCATGCGGGAGTTGGGGAGGTGA
- a CDS encoding HD domain-containing protein — protein MSLPNASLPNAPLLDFARALDFAAHKHIDQRRKGVRAEPYVNHLSEVALLVAEATAGKDPVVVIAALLHDTLEDTDASYEEIEQLFGAEVVQVVAETTDDKRMSKAERKQHQIDAAPHASTRAKLVKLADKVSNLRSMAHSPPADWPLTRKVEYFEWAHAVVAGLRGTDARLEALFDRAYHDGLAELRGQNG, from the coding sequence ATGAGCCTGCCGAACGCTTCATTGCCGAACGCCCCCCTCCTCGATTTCGCGCGGGCGCTGGATTTCGCCGCGCACAAGCACATCGACCAGCGCCGCAAGGGCGTGCGCGCCGAACCCTATGTCAACCACCTGTCGGAAGTGGCCCTGCTGGTGGCGGAGGCGACGGCGGGCAAGGACCCGGTCGTGGTGATCGCCGCGCTGCTGCACGACACGCTGGAGGACACCGACGCCAGCTATGAGGAGATCGAGCAGCTGTTCGGGGCGGAGGTGGTGCAGGTCGTCGCCGAGACCACCGACGACAAGCGCATGTCGAAGGCCGAGCGCAAGCAGCACCAGATCGACGCCGCCCCCCATGCCTCGACCCGCGCGAAGCTGGTGAAGCTGGCCGACAAGGTGTCGAACCTGCGCTCCATGGCGCACAGCCCGCCCGCCGACTGGCCGCTGACCCGCAAGGTCGAGTATTTCGAATGGGCGCATGCGGTGGTCGCCGGCCTGCGCGGCACCGACGCCAGGCTGGAGGCCCTGTTCGACCGCGCCTATCACGACGGGCTGGCGGAACTGCGCGGGCAGAATGGATAA
- the ccoG gene encoding cytochrome c oxidase accessory protein CcoG yields MSLPQEDSTLTRRPAQAAKPAAASHAEPHEEPGRHWFVNRPKVYAADVKGRFRQLKWAALIVLLAIYYITPWIRWERGPGIPDQAVLVDMVGRRAYFLWIEIWPQEVYYLTGLLILGTFGIFFATTLAGRIWCGYACPQTVWTDLFMWVERKIEGPRTARIRLDKAPMTGAKLARKGAKHAAWVAISVMTGGAWVFYFNDAPTLMTELLHGQITSGVATFIALFSFTTYFFAGWAREQICIYVCPWRSFQSAMVDEDTFLVTYEDWRGEGRAPLRKSQSWEERKAAGLGDCIDCKQCVHVCPTGTDIREGQQISCIGCGLCVDACNDVMMQIGRPIDLVRFDTQSNQIAKIDGKPERVKLVRPRTVIYSLIMLVVACAMGIALMLRPTLDVSVLRDRAPLFVTLSDGSVQNAYTIKLLNKTHIARSYAVTVEGLRDAQLSVAGDEGAGSGGSLTLTAEADSVATFRVFVKVPAAAVKSGSTEVAVIAKDRTSGEAGKHASVFMAP; encoded by the coding sequence ATGTCCCTTCCGCAAGAAGACTCCACCCTCACCCGTCGCCCCGCCCAGGCCGCCAAACCGGCCGCCGCGTCCCACGCCGAACCGCATGAGGAGCCGGGCCGGCACTGGTTCGTGAACAGGCCGAAGGTGTATGCCGCAGACGTCAAGGGCCGCTTCCGCCAGCTGAAATGGGCAGCGCTGATCGTGCTGCTGGCGATCTACTACATCACGCCGTGGATTCGCTGGGAGCGCGGGCCGGGCATTCCGGACCAGGCGGTGCTGGTCGACATGGTCGGGCGCCGCGCCTATTTCCTGTGGATCGAGATCTGGCCGCAGGAGGTCTATTACCTGACCGGCCTGCTGATCCTGGGCACCTTCGGCATCTTCTTCGCCACCACGCTGGCCGGGCGCATCTGGTGCGGCTATGCCTGCCCGCAGACGGTCTGGACCGACCTGTTCATGTGGGTGGAGCGCAAGATCGAAGGGCCGCGCACCGCCCGCATCCGGCTGGACAAGGCGCCGATGACCGGGGCCAAGCTGGCGCGCAAGGGGGCCAAGCATGCGGCCTGGGTGGCGATCTCCGTGATGACCGGCGGGGCGTGGGTGTTCTATTTCAACGACGCGCCGACGCTGATGACCGAGTTGCTGCACGGGCAGATCACCAGCGGGGTGGCGACCTTCATCGCGCTGTTCAGCTTCACCACCTACTTCTTCGCCGGCTGGGCGCGCGAGCAGATCTGCATCTATGTCTGCCCGTGGCGCAGCTTCCAGTCGGCGATGGTGGACGAGGACACCTTCCTGGTCACCTATGAGGACTGGCGCGGCGAAGGCCGCGCCCCGCTGCGCAAGTCGCAGAGCTGGGAGGAGCGCAAGGCGGCGGGGCTCGGCGACTGCATCGACTGCAAGCAGTGCGTCCATGTCTGCCCCACCGGCACCGACATCCGCGAGGGACAGCAGATCTCCTGCATCGGCTGCGGCCTGTGCGTCGATGCCTGCAACGACGTGATGATGCAGATCGGCCGGCCCATCGACCTCGTACGCTTCGACACCCAGTCGAACCAGATCGCCAAGATCGACGGCAAGCCGGAGCGGGTGAAGCTGGTGCGGCCGCGCACGGTGATCTACTCGCTGATCATGCTGGTCGTGGCCTGCGCCATGGGCATCGCGCTGATGCTGCGGCCGACGCTGGACGTCAGCGTGCTGCGCGACCGGGCGCCGCTGTTCGTGACGCTGTCGGACGGGTCGGTGCAGAACGCCTACACCATCAAGCTGCTGAACAAGACGCACATCGCCCGCAGCTATGCGGTGACGGTCGAGGGGCTGCGCGACGCGCAGTTGTCGGTGGCCGGCGATGAGGGAGCCGGCAGCGGCGGCAGCCTGACGCTGACGGCGGAGGCGGACTCGGTGGCGACCTTCCGGGTGTTCGTCAAGGTGCCGGCGGCGGCGGTGAAGTCCGGATCAACGGAAGTCGCAGTGATCGCCAAGGACCGGACCAGCGGAGAGGCCGGAAAGCACGCCAGCGTGTTCATGGCGCCATGA
- a CDS encoding [protein-PII] uridylyltransferase, protein MLSARSKTPTPPETHAPAIPNKRAIISRRKLSGELEDLVAEHGTGDKLRPALIACLRKALAEGRAEVRRRFDDGGSGEQCVRENCYLADRLVGTLADFTVRHIFPTANPTSGEVFDVAATGGYGRGELAPFSDIDLLFLLPYKRTPRVEQVVEYMLYILWDLGLKVGHAVRSVDDCIRQSKADITIRTAILESRYLWGPGKLFAELRKRYDKEVVAGSGPEFVEAKLAERDNRHLKMGDSRYVLEPNLKDGKGGLRDLQTLFWIAKYLYRVEGVAELVGKKVLTPEEAQRFAKAQNFLWTARCHLHYLTGRLEDRLTFDVQTSIGAAMGYTDHAGTKGVERFMKHYFLVAKDVGDLTRIFCAALEAESKRPPKFNLLRLASVARRKDVDGFIVDGERLNARSDKQFKEQPIDMIRLFHTAQMNDIDIHPAALRAITRSLSAIGPKLRNDPEANRLFLDILTGPKDPEITLRRMNEAGVMARFIPDFGRVVAQMQYDMYHVYTVDEHTLFALGILHKIASREHADELPLSTEVIHKVVSKRALYVAVLLHDIAKGRGGDHSVLGARVAEKLCPRLGLTAEETETVAWLVRWHLAMSHTAFKRDLEDDKTVRDFVALVQSPERLRLLLVLTVADIRAVGPQRWNNWKATLLRELYNRSEEVMSGGMTVEGRGRRIQSAQSALRAELTDFDDAAFEHHKGLGYPGYWLAFDTDTLAHQARIVRDAEREQRPLTVETRVDRGRAVTEVTIYATDHSGLFSRLAGALAACGADIVDARIFTMTNGMALDVFSVQDAAGGGAFESGDKLAKLSVMIERVLSGQLKPLNDLSTRRTTQASRTRVFHVPPRVLIDNNASTTHTVIEVNGRDRPGLLYDLTRALSNLTLQISSAKVSTFGEKAIDVFYVKDVFGLKVTHEGKLAKIKERLLSALDDPTGDAPPPATVKRTRTKVSGA, encoded by the coding sequence ATGCTGTCCGCCCGCTCCAAGACGCCGACGCCGCCCGAAACCCACGCGCCGGCCATCCCCAACAAGCGCGCCATCATCTCCCGCCGCAAGTTGTCGGGGGAGCTTGAGGATCTGGTCGCCGAGCATGGCACCGGCGACAAGCTGCGCCCGGCGCTGATCGCCTGTCTGCGCAAGGCGCTGGCCGAAGGGCGGGCGGAGGTTCGGCGCCGCTTCGACGACGGCGGGTCCGGCGAACAGTGCGTGCGGGAGAACTGCTATCTTGCCGACCGGTTGGTGGGCACCCTGGCCGACTTCACCGTCCGCCACATCTTCCCCACCGCGAACCCGACCTCCGGCGAGGTCTTCGACGTGGCGGCCACCGGCGGCTATGGCCGTGGCGAGCTGGCTCCCTTCTCCGACATCGACCTCCTCTTCCTGCTGCCCTACAAGCGGACGCCGCGGGTCGAGCAGGTGGTCGAGTACATGCTCTATATCCTGTGGGATCTGGGGTTGAAGGTCGGCCATGCCGTGCGCAGCGTCGACGACTGCATCCGCCAGTCCAAGGCCGACATCACAATCCGCACCGCCATTCTCGAATCGCGCTATCTCTGGGGTCCGGGAAAGCTGTTCGCCGAGCTGCGCAAGCGCTACGACAAGGAGGTCGTCGCCGGATCCGGCCCCGAATTCGTCGAGGCCAAGCTGGCCGAGCGCGACAACCGCCACCTGAAGATGGGCGACAGCCGCTATGTGCTGGAGCCCAACCTGAAGGACGGCAAGGGGGGCTTGCGCGACCTGCAGACCCTGTTCTGGATCGCCAAGTACCTCTACCGCGTCGAGGGCGTCGCCGAGCTGGTCGGCAAGAAGGTGCTGACGCCGGAGGAGGCGCAGCGCTTCGCCAAGGCGCAGAACTTCCTGTGGACCGCGCGCTGCCACCTGCATTACCTGACCGGCCGGCTGGAAGACCGCCTGACCTTCGACGTCCAGACCAGCATCGGCGCCGCCATGGGCTATACCGACCATGCCGGCACCAAGGGCGTCGAGCGATTCATGAAGCATTACTTCCTGGTCGCCAAGGATGTCGGCGACCTGACGCGCATCTTCTGCGCGGCGCTGGAAGCGGAATCGAAGCGTCCGCCGAAATTCAACCTGCTGCGGCTGGCCTCGGTCGCCCGGCGCAAGGACGTGGACGGCTTCATCGTCGATGGCGAGCGGTTGAACGCCCGCAGCGACAAGCAATTCAAGGAGCAGCCGATCGACATGATCCGCCTGTTCCACACCGCCCAGATGAACGACATCGACATCCATCCGGCGGCGCTGCGCGCCATCACCCGGTCGCTGTCCGCCATCGGCCCGAAACTGCGCAACGATCCGGAAGCCAACCGGCTGTTCCTCGACATCCTGACCGGCCCGAAGGATCCGGAGATCACGCTGCGCCGCATGAACGAGGCGGGCGTGATGGCCCGCTTCATCCCCGACTTCGGCCGGGTCGTGGCGCAGATGCAGTATGACATGTACCATGTCTACACGGTGGACGAGCACACGCTGTTCGCCCTCGGCATCCTGCACAAGATCGCGTCCCGCGAGCATGCCGACGAATTGCCGCTGTCCACCGAGGTGATCCACAAGGTGGTGTCGAAGCGGGCGCTCTATGTCGCCGTCCTGCTGCACGACATCGCCAAGGGCCGCGGCGGCGACCATTCCGTGCTGGGGGCCCGCGTGGCGGAGAAGCTCTGCCCCCGCCTCGGCCTGACGGCGGAGGAGACGGAGACGGTGGCGTGGCTGGTGCGCTGGCACCTCGCCATGTCGCACACCGCCTTCAAGCGCGACCTTGAGGACGACAAGACCGTCCGCGACTTCGTGGCGCTGGTCCAGTCGCCGGAACGGCTGCGTCTGCTGCTGGTGCTGACGGTGGCCGACATCCGCGCGGTGGGGCCGCAACGCTGGAACAACTGGAAGGCCACGCTGCTCCGCGAACTCTACAACCGCTCCGAAGAGGTGATGTCGGGCGGCATGACGGTGGAGGGCAGGGGACGGCGCATCCAGTCGGCCCAGTCCGCCCTGCGCGCCGAGCTGACCGATTTCGACGACGCCGCTTTCGAGCATCACAAGGGCCTGGGCTATCCCGGCTACTGGCTGGCCTTCGACACTGACACGCTGGCCCATCAGGCCCGCATCGTCCGGGATGCCGAGCGGGAGCAGCGCCCGCTGACGGTGGAAACCCGCGTCGACCGCGGCCGCGCGGTGACGGAGGTGACGATCTACGCCACCGACCACAGCGGCCTGTTCTCCCGCCTCGCCGGGGCGCTGGCCGCCTGCGGCGCCGACATCGTCGATGCCCGCATCTTCACCATGACCAACGGGATGGCGCTCGACGTCTTCTCGGTGCAGGACGCCGCCGGCGGCGGCGCCTTCGAGAGCGGCGACAAGCTGGCCAAGCTGTCGGTGATGATCGAGAGGGTGCTGTCGGGCCAGTTGAAGCCGCTGAACGACCTGTCCACCCGCCGCACCACCCAGGCCAGCCGCACCCGCGTCTTCCATGTGCCGCCGCGCGTGCTGATCGACAACAACGCCTCCACCACCCACACGGTGATCGAGGTCAACGGCCGCGACCGTCCCGGTCTGCTCTATGATTTGACGCGCGCCCTGTCGAACCTGACCCTTCAGATCAGCTCGGCCAAGGTCTCCACCTTCGGCGAGAAGGCCATCGACGTCTTCTATGTGAAGGACGTCTTCGGCCTGAAGGTGACGCATGAAGGCAAGCTGGCGAAGATCAAGGAACGCCTGCTGAGCGCGCTCGACGATCCCACCGGCGACGCCCCGCCGCCGGCGACCGTGAAGCGGACACGCACCAAGGTGTCCGGGGCGTAG